The Tautonia marina genome contains a region encoding:
- a CDS encoding Hsp70 family protein, with the protein MARSRYIVGIDLGTTNCAVAFVDTKGKARPSAAIQPFPVPQLVAPGETSPRPMLPSFLYLPAGPELPPGASVLPWDEGASRIVGEFARSQGARVPARLVASAKSWLCHAGVDREAAILPWGSPEDVPRLSPVDASAALLAHIRDAWNHKIARGDDALKLEAQEIVLTVPASFDEAARELTVEAAKRAGLAHLTLLEEPQAAFYCWIVTHQSGWQKQVKAGELILVFDIGGGTTDFSLITVNETPTGPGFRRVAVGDHLLLGGDNIDLALAHLVEGKLGGPRLDAEQWSALRYSCRSAKEQLLSSGGPDRVPVTIPGRGSRVIGGSLKSELLRDEVRSVAIDGFFPSVDRTTEPDRSARAGFQEFGLPYVSDPAIPKHLAAFLRRHRGEAILPEGHLPDADSRPARPDAILFNGGALTPQVVRDRIVSVVTSWFPDEPDGAYAPRVLSNDSLDLAVAQGAAYYGVVRRGGGIRIGGGTARSFYIGLQAQDDGAAPSWLCTVPRDAQEGDEFHIEDRNFELLVDRPVLFPLASSSVRPQDKPGDLVPGDPNSILDLPPLASVMRVGRKAKSERVPVSLAALVTEIGTLELWCQSRTDDRRWKLQIQFRNPAASGNAPAADLDTDTEQDILEQSLVDAAVSAVRLAFETPDPQAEHGAARLVKRLEEVLDLSRDDWPPSALRALWEPLRDHAADRKRSPRHEQRWLNLAGYCLRPGTGYPLDPVRIKALWPTFHQGVTHAKDVQCWVEWWVLWRRVAAGLNRAHHDEIYRRLAPFLLPGKGGAGPASKKLNRPKPESHEIAEMWRCAAALERLEPSLKVGLGDVLAKVVGRPHAPRSALWSLGRLGARMPLYGPANTAVSKDVAERWASSLLAVDPSSDRERDDLIFALSQIARVSRDRARDLDDPFRSQVLARLSSLGADDEETVAPVREFHELRSRAQGVALGDALPVGLRLVGEEGSTID; encoded by the coding sequence ATGGCTCGCTCGCGATACATCGTTGGCATTGATCTTGGAACCACCAATTGCGCCGTCGCGTTTGTCGACACCAAGGGGAAAGCCCGGCCCTCGGCCGCGATCCAACCGTTCCCGGTACCCCAACTCGTCGCTCCGGGCGAAACGAGCCCGAGGCCGATGCTCCCCTCATTCCTCTACCTCCCTGCCGGGCCTGAGTTGCCCCCCGGTGCCTCGGTCTTGCCCTGGGATGAAGGGGCCTCTCGAATCGTCGGCGAGTTCGCCCGATCCCAGGGAGCCCGCGTCCCCGCCCGCCTCGTCGCCAGCGCCAAGAGCTGGCTCTGCCACGCCGGGGTCGATCGCGAGGCCGCCATCCTCCCCTGGGGAAGCCCCGAAGACGTCCCCCGCCTCTCTCCCGTCGATGCCTCCGCCGCCCTGCTCGCCCACATCCGAGACGCCTGGAACCACAAGATCGCCCGCGGCGACGACGCCTTAAAGCTCGAAGCGCAGGAGATCGTCCTTACCGTTCCCGCCTCCTTCGACGAGGCCGCCCGAGAGCTGACCGTTGAGGCCGCCAAGCGAGCCGGCCTGGCCCATCTGACCTTGCTTGAAGAACCGCAAGCCGCCTTCTACTGCTGGATCGTCACCCATCAATCCGGCTGGCAGAAGCAGGTGAAGGCGGGCGAGCTGATCCTCGTCTTCGACATCGGCGGCGGCACGACCGACTTCAGCCTGATCACCGTCAACGAGACCCCCACCGGCCCAGGCTTCCGCCGCGTGGCGGTCGGCGATCACCTGCTCCTGGGGGGCGACAACATCGACCTGGCCCTGGCCCACCTCGTCGAGGGGAAGCTCGGCGGCCCCCGCCTCGACGCCGAGCAATGGAGCGCCTTGCGCTATTCCTGCCGGTCGGCCAAGGAGCAGCTCCTCTCCTCCGGAGGCCCCGACCGCGTCCCCGTCACCATCCCCGGCCGAGGCTCCCGGGTCATCGGCGGCAGCCTGAAGTCGGAGCTGTTGCGCGACGAGGTCCGATCGGTCGCCATCGACGGCTTCTTCCCGAGCGTCGATCGCACGACCGAGCCCGACCGCTCCGCCCGCGCCGGCTTCCAGGAGTTCGGCCTCCCTTACGTCAGCGACCCGGCCATTCCGAAGCACCTGGCCGCCTTCCTCCGTCGCCACCGGGGCGAGGCGATCCTGCCCGAAGGCCACCTGCCGGACGCCGACTCCCGCCCCGCCCGGCCCGACGCCATCCTGTTCAACGGCGGCGCCTTGACCCCCCAGGTCGTCCGCGATCGGATCGTCTCGGTCGTCACCTCCTGGTTCCCGGACGAGCCGGACGGGGCCTATGCCCCCCGCGTCCTCTCGAACGACTCGCTCGACCTGGCGGTTGCTCAGGGGGCGGCCTATTACGGGGTCGTCCGTCGCGGCGGCGGCATCCGGATCGGCGGCGGCACGGCCCGATCCTTCTACATCGGCCTCCAGGCGCAGGACGACGGGGCTGCCCCTTCCTGGCTCTGCACCGTCCCCCGAGACGCCCAGGAAGGGGACGAATTCCACATCGAGGACCGCAACTTCGAACTCCTCGTCGATCGCCCCGTCCTGTTCCCCCTGGCCAGCAGCTCCGTCCGGCCGCAGGACAAGCCCGGCGACCTCGTGCCCGGCGACCCGAATTCGATCCTCGACCTCCCCCCGCTCGCCAGCGTGATGCGGGTCGGCCGCAAGGCCAAGAGCGAGCGCGTGCCCGTCAGCCTGGCCGCGCTCGTCACCGAGATCGGCACCCTCGAACTCTGGTGCCAGTCCCGCACCGACGACCGCCGCTGGAAGCTCCAGATCCAGTTCCGCAACCCCGCCGCCTCCGGCAACGCCCCCGCCGCGGACCTCGACACCGACACGGAACAGGACATCCTCGAACAATCCCTCGTCGATGCCGCCGTCTCCGCCGTCCGCCTCGCCTTCGAGACCCCCGATCCCCAGGCCGAGCACGGCGCCGCCCGCCTCGTCAAACGCCTGGAGGAGGTGCTCGACCTCTCCCGGGACGACTGGCCCCCCTCGGCCCTCCGCGCCCTCTGGGAACCGCTCCGCGACCATGCCGCCGACCGCAAACGCTCCCCCCGCCACGAGCAGCGTTGGCTGAACCTCGCCGGCTACTGCCTCCGCCCCGGCACCGGCTACCCGCTCGACCCGGTCCGCATCAAGGCCCTCTGGCCGACCTTCCACCAGGGGGTCACCCACGCGAAGGACGTGCAATGCTGGGTCGAGTGGTGGGTTCTCTGGCGACGCGTCGCCGCCGGCCTCAACCGCGCCCACCACGACGAGATCTACCGACGCCTCGCCCCCTTCCTCCTCCCCGGCAAGGGGGGGGCCGGCCCCGCCTCCAAGAAGCTCAACCGCCCGAAGCCCGAATCCCACGAGATCGCCGAGATGTGGCGCTGCGCCGCCGCCCTCGAACGGCTCGAACCCTCCCTCAAGGTCGGCCTCGGCGACGTCCTCGCCAAGGTCGTCGGCCGCCCCCATGCCCCCCGATCCGCCCTCTGGTCCCTCGGCCGCCTCGGCGCCCGGATGCCCCTCTACGGCCCGGCCAACACCGCCGTCTCGAAAGACGTCGCCGAACGCTGGGCGTCCTCCCTCCTCGCCGTCGACCCCTCTTCCGACCGCGAGCGCGACGACCTGATCTTCGCACTCTCCCAGATCGCCCGCGTCTCCCGCGACCGCGCCCGAGACCTCGACGACCCCTTCCGCTCCCAGGTCCTCGCCCGCCTCTCCTCCCTCGGCGCCGATGACGAGGAAACCGTGGCACCCGTCCGCGAATTCCACGAACTCCGCTCCCGTGCCCAGGGGGTCGCCCTCGGCGACGCCTTGCCGGTGGGCCTCCGCCTGGTCGGTGAGGAGGGCTCCACCATTGATTGA
- a CDS encoding 3-keto-disaccharide hydrolase, which translates to MPHPFLPAILALAANLTFLPIDATATVPRSEEDGWRILFDGSSTEGWRNGDGSPYDDPIDDGTLQVFQNGGAFVYHEDVFEDFILRCEVKQETERTNSGVFVRLVDPKTHHGPPSRNPRTGFECQVGPGGTGIHSFGAIYDLVPAASNVARPAGEWNEIEIRCQGPIVTVSVNGTQTATLNTEEWPEPTRRPDGSRHKFLTAIKDHPRVGHIAFQDHGARAWYRNVRIKELKAD; encoded by the coding sequence ATGCCCCATCCGTTCTTGCCGGCCATTCTGGCCCTCGCCGCGAATCTCACCTTCTTGCCAATCGACGCGACCGCCACGGTTCCTCGATCGGAGGAGGATGGCTGGCGCATTCTGTTCGACGGCTCCTCCACCGAAGGCTGGCGCAACGGTGACGGATCGCCGTACGATGATCCCATCGACGATGGAACGCTCCAGGTCTTCCAGAACGGTGGAGCGTTCGTGTACCACGAAGATGTCTTTGAGGATTTCATCCTCCGGTGCGAGGTGAAGCAAGAGACCGAGCGGACCAATTCGGGCGTGTTCGTACGCCTGGTCGATCCGAAGACGCATCATGGTCCCCCGTCTCGGAACCCGAGAACGGGGTTTGAGTGCCAGGTCGGTCCGGGAGGGACCGGCATTCACAGCTTCGGGGCGATTTACGACCTGGTTCCGGCGGCCTCGAATGTGGCTCGACCGGCCGGCGAATGGAACGAGATCGAGATCCGGTGCCAGGGGCCGATTGTCACCGTCTCCGTCAACGGAACCCAGACCGCGACTCTGAACACCGAGGAATGGCCCGAGCCCACCCGCCGCCCGGACGGCTCGCGGCACAAATTTCTCACCGCGATCAAGGACCACCCTCGCGTCGGCCACATTGCGTTTCAAGACCACGGCGCCCGGGCCTGGTACCGCAACGTTCGGATCAAGGAACTGAAGGCCGATTGA
- a CDS encoding ArnT family glycosyltransferase, with amino-acid sequence MDAPATTAKASQDGRGRPPWREAVLIGLLALTLNLAGNGRASLWDRDEPRYAGCTREMRQSGDLIHPTFNAEPRYHKPVLIYWLMLGGTAIGGDNPFGARLASSLAGTASCLLIWGFGRRLFGPAQGRWAALALATAPIMVAESKLATTDAALLLWLIGAQWSVWELSQRSSRWLTAAFWACLALAVLTKGPAGPVILASAGIMTWWWGGPTAGYRRLLGPIWPDATGLDEGLRFREAIARGGLAGLVAVPATMLALTARVTSRWFVRNWGFLLFLAIAAPWYVAIGIISEGSYYSVAWGYHVLKRATEAIETHGGFPGYYVVLSLPLLYPWSALLPAGLVGLWRQRKQMPAAGFVLGWIIGPLLLLEIMRTKIIHYYLPAYPACALAVGWLIVALSRSELNLRRWTLGSTSLGLLAGVGIALSVGGLAGAVALPGALRWPCLAAAVVIGLGTVYAVDRLRNGATERAAASLVGSWAAVLLIVGAWFLPSVEPYRLPQKVAKALDRIERTEGAVPVLASFKPPGIIYSIGYPIPELLGRVDADNYARRTGALVSALMPLELEMLRNHPRLEVEERGTVAGFNVERFRNEELKVVVIRPKPGTTSPDGGPVPTVARGRETLESLRIK; translated from the coding sequence TTGGACGCTCCCGCAACGACTGCCAAAGCCTCCCAGGACGGTCGAGGACGACCCCCCTGGCGAGAGGCTGTGCTCATCGGTCTGCTGGCCTTGACCCTGAACCTCGCCGGCAATGGCCGCGCGAGCCTTTGGGACCGCGACGAGCCGCGGTACGCCGGGTGTACGCGGGAAATGCGCCAAAGTGGCGACCTGATCCACCCGACGTTCAACGCCGAACCGCGCTACCATAAGCCGGTTCTGATCTACTGGCTGATGCTCGGTGGAACTGCAATCGGGGGAGACAACCCGTTCGGAGCCCGGCTCGCCTCGTCGCTGGCGGGGACGGCCAGTTGTCTCTTGATCTGGGGGTTCGGTCGTCGATTGTTCGGACCGGCGCAGGGGCGATGGGCGGCCCTGGCGCTGGCGACCGCGCCGATCATGGTGGCCGAGTCGAAGCTGGCGACGACCGATGCGGCGTTGTTGCTCTGGCTGATCGGCGCTCAGTGGTCGGTCTGGGAACTCAGTCAGCGATCGAGCCGGTGGTTGACGGCGGCCTTCTGGGCGTGCCTGGCGCTGGCGGTCCTGACGAAGGGCCCGGCGGGTCCGGTGATCCTTGCCTCGGCCGGGATCATGACCTGGTGGTGGGGAGGGCCGACGGCCGGATATCGACGCTTGCTTGGGCCGATCTGGCCCGATGCAACGGGTCTGGATGAGGGCCTGCGATTTCGGGAAGCCATCGCCAGGGGGGGCCTGGCCGGGCTGGTGGCGGTGCCTGCCACAATGCTCGCACTGACGGCCCGGGTCACAAGCCGCTGGTTCGTGAGAAACTGGGGATTCCTCCTATTCCTGGCGATTGCGGCTCCCTGGTATGTCGCCATTGGGATCATCAGTGAGGGCTCCTATTACAGCGTGGCCTGGGGCTACCACGTCTTGAAGCGGGCGACCGAGGCCATCGAGACTCACGGCGGCTTCCCGGGCTATTACGTGGTCCTCTCCTTACCGTTGCTTTACCCGTGGTCGGCCTTGCTGCCGGCCGGACTGGTGGGCCTCTGGCGACAGCGGAAACAGATGCCCGCGGCGGGGTTTGTGCTGGGGTGGATCATCGGGCCGCTGCTCCTGCTCGAAATCATGCGGACGAAGATTATTCATTACTATCTGCCGGCCTATCCGGCCTGTGCTCTGGCGGTGGGGTGGCTGATCGTTGCCCTGTCGCGATCGGAGTTGAACCTAAGGCGCTGGACGCTCGGCAGCACGTCGCTGGGACTGCTGGCCGGGGTCGGCATCGCCCTGAGTGTCGGCGGACTGGCCGGAGCGGTGGCCCTGCCGGGGGCATTGCGATGGCCTTGCCTGGCGGCGGCGGTGGTGATCGGCCTGGGCACGGTCTACGCGGTGGATCGCCTGCGCAACGGGGCGACCGAGCGGGCCGCGGCGAGCCTGGTCGGATCGTGGGCAGCCGTCTTGCTCATCGTCGGCGCCTGGTTCTTGCCGTCGGTCGAGCCGTACCGCTTGCCTCAGAAGGTGGCGAAGGCGCTCGATCGGATCGAGCGAACCGAGGGGGCGGTGCCGGTCCTGGCGTCGTTCAAACCGCCGGGAATCATCTACTCGATCGGCTATCCGATTCCCGAGTTGCTCGGCCGGGTGGATGCCGACAACTATGCCCGGCGCACGGGGGCGCTCGTCTCGGCCTTGATGCCCCTGGAACTGGAAATGCTCCGGAATCACCCCCGCCTGGAGGTCGAGGAACGCGGCACAGTGGCGGGGTTCAACGTCGAGCGGTTCCGGAACGAGGAGCTGAAGGTGGTAGTCATCCGGCCGAAGCCGGGGACGACCTCACCCGACGGAGGCCCGGTGCCGACCGTCGCCCGGGGGCGAGAGACCCTGGAGTCGCTCCGCATAAAGTGA
- a CDS encoding glycosyltransferase family 4 protein encodes MRIVHVITRLILGGAQENTLLTVEGLHHRFGDDVTLITGPAEGPEGDLFDRAERQGLKVELMPELVRAIRPGTDWKAYQKLRQAIRRLNPEVVHTHSSKAGIVGRAAAWDEKVPLVVHTIHGLPFGPSEKPWRNRLYVGLERWAAKRCHAIVSVCDAMTEQALAAGVGVPEQFETVYSGMEVEPFLNPPRPREAVRRELGLADHEVAFATVARLFERKGHEDILDIAPQVLRQNPNVRFVWIGSGILRDRLEAEADRLGIRHAIHFTGLVPPDRIPELLNACDAVLHPSYREGLARVLPQGLIVGRPAISYDVDGAREVVIPETGILVPFLDRARLASAILELAGNADRRAALGREGRRRFADQFRKETMVDQLRSLYAERLQGLSPPGDGRHRASVG; translated from the coding sequence ATGCGCATTGTTCACGTCATCACGCGATTGATTCTCGGAGGCGCTCAGGAGAACACCCTCTTGACCGTCGAGGGGTTGCACCATCGCTTCGGCGATGACGTGACCCTCATTACCGGCCCCGCCGAAGGCCCCGAGGGGGACCTGTTCGACCGCGCCGAGCGTCAGGGGCTGAAGGTCGAGCTGATGCCGGAGTTGGTCCGCGCCATCCGACCCGGAACCGACTGGAAAGCCTATCAGAAGCTCCGCCAGGCCATTCGAAGGCTCAATCCCGAGGTCGTCCACACCCATAGCTCGAAGGCCGGGATCGTCGGCCGCGCCGCCGCCTGGGACGAGAAGGTGCCGCTCGTCGTGCACACGATCCACGGCTTGCCCTTCGGGCCGTCGGAGAAACCCTGGCGCAATCGGCTTTACGTCGGCCTGGAGCGCTGGGCGGCAAAGCGGTGCCACGCGATTGTCAGCGTTTGCGACGCCATGACCGAACAGGCCCTCGCCGCCGGGGTCGGGGTGCCTGAGCAATTCGAGACGGTCTACAGCGGCATGGAGGTCGAGCCGTTCCTCAATCCGCCCAGACCCCGCGAGGCCGTTCGCCGCGAGCTTGGCCTGGCCGATCACGAGGTCGCCTTCGCCACCGTCGCCCGATTGTTCGAGCGCAAGGGGCACGAGGATATTCTCGACATCGCCCCTCAGGTCCTTCGGCAGAATCCGAACGTCCGATTCGTCTGGATCGGCAGCGGAATCCTCCGCGACCGGCTCGAAGCCGAGGCCGACCGGCTCGGCATCCGCCACGCGATCCACTTCACCGGCCTTGTTCCGCCCGATCGCATCCCGGAGTTGCTCAACGCCTGCGATGCCGTCCTGCACCCGAGCTACCGGGAAGGGTTGGCGAGAGTCCTGCCGCAAGGCCTGATCGTGGGGCGACCGGCGATCAGCTACGACGTGGACGGGGCAAGGGAGGTCGTGATTCCGGAAACGGGGATTCTCGTCCCGTTTCTCGACCGCGCTCGGCTCGCCTCGGCAATCCTCGAACTGGCCGGAAACGCCGACCGGCGAGCAGCCCTCGGGCGTGAGGGCCGTCGCCGGTTCGCCGATCAGTTTCGAAAGGAAACGATGGTCGATCAGCTCCGATCACTTTATGCGGAGCGACTCCAGGGTCTCTCGCCCCCGGGCGACGGTCGGCACCGGGCCTCCGTCGGGTGA
- the truA gene encoding tRNA pseudouridine(38-40) synthase TruA, which produces MRNIKLTLCYDGAGYHGWQRQPGRPTVQGELESAIEQILGDRPTTLASGRTDAGVHAIGQVATFESETTLPPEVLVRAINAKLPRSIRILEAEDVPLDFHATLSATSKRYRYVIDNSRIPDPFQRHYCWHVGYPLDVPRMHRAAQALKGTHDFRSFETEWPNRQTSIRTIFDIAVSRHDHLVHVEVEADGFLYNMVRAITGTLVLIGSGRRAETFAADALAAQARRDAGPTAPPQGLFLLYVRYEGERPPSTEERP; this is translated from the coding sequence ATGCGGAACATCAAGCTCACCCTCTGCTATGACGGTGCCGGATACCACGGCTGGCAGCGCCAGCCGGGGCGGCCGACGGTTCAGGGGGAACTCGAATCAGCGATTGAGCAGATCCTCGGTGATCGCCCGACGACCCTCGCCAGCGGCCGAACCGATGCCGGGGTGCACGCGATCGGGCAGGTGGCGACGTTCGAATCCGAGACGACCTTGCCCCCAGAGGTGCTCGTCCGCGCCATCAATGCCAAGCTCCCGCGATCGATCCGGATCCTCGAAGCCGAGGATGTCCCGCTCGACTTCCACGCCACCCTCAGCGCGACGAGCAAACGCTATCGCTACGTGATCGACAATTCCCGGATCCCCGACCCGTTCCAGCGGCACTATTGCTGGCACGTCGGCTACCCGCTCGATGTCCCTCGGATGCACCGGGCCGCCCAGGCGCTGAAGGGGACGCACGACTTCCGCAGCTTCGAGACCGAGTGGCCGAACCGCCAGACGAGCATCCGCACCATCTTCGACATTGCCGTCTCGCGTCACGATCACCTGGTGCATGTCGAGGTCGAGGCCGACGGCTTCCTGTACAATATGGTCCGGGCGATCACCGGCACGCTCGTCCTGATCGGCAGCGGCCGACGCGCAGAAACCTTCGCCGCCGACGCCCTCGCCGCCCAGGCCCGCCGCGATGCCGGACCGACCGCTCCGCCGCAGGGCCTGTTCCTGCTCTACGTCCGTTACGAGGGCGAACGCCCCCCTTCGACCGAGGAGAGGCCCTGA
- a CDS encoding type II toxin-antitoxin system RelE/ParE family toxin, protein MNEGIVLKRPVARFDLAACYAYIGERNPDAAYRFRMAAEATFAALAASPGIGTPYEVENPRLAGLRCSRVNRFRNYLIFYLTIEGGIEVIRILHAARDIRAILEDEHE, encoded by the coding sequence ATGAACGAGGGGATCGTCCTCAAGCGGCCTGTCGCTCGCTTCGACCTGGCTGCCTGTTACGCTTACATTGGGGAACGGAATCCCGATGCTGCCTATCGGTTCCGCATGGCCGCCGAAGCCACGTTCGCCGCTCTGGCCGCCTCGCCCGGCATCGGAACCCCTTACGAGGTTGAGAACCCGCGCCTTGCCGGGCTCCGCTGCAGCCGGGTGAACCGCTTCCGCAACTACCTCATCTTCTACCTGACCATCGAGGGCGGTATTGAGGTCATCCGCATCCTGCACGCGGCACGAGATATTCGCGCGATTTTGGAAGATGAGCATGAGTGA
- a CDS encoding type II toxin-antitoxin system ParD family antitoxin produces the protein MKIHVSERWEPFIRSQLQSGKYASEDDVVDQALDLLRQREAEQASERSRVESLLIQGLDSGPATPMTSDDWDEVEREGQRLIAERKAKRAR, from the coding sequence ATGAAGATACACGTCTCGGAACGCTGGGAGCCGTTTATTCGTTCCCAGCTGCAAAGTGGCAAATATGCGTCCGAGGATGACGTTGTGGATCAGGCCCTTGATCTGCTCAGGCAACGCGAGGCGGAGCAGGCCAGTGAGCGAAGTCGAGTCGAATCATTGCTCATCCAGGGCTTGGATTCGGGGCCTGCCACGCCGATGACTTCCGATGATTGGGATGAAGTCGAGCGAGAAGGGCAGCGGCTCATCGCGGAGCGCAAGGCGAAACGCGCCCGATGA
- a CDS encoding aspartate-semialdehyde dehydrogenase, with product MKRVAVVGATGAVGERMIRLLEERAFPVQSLTCLASERSAGANRTARFRGQDLPVEPIREDAFRGIDIVLSSVPGSVSRQWSPIAAAAGAVVVDNSSAFRMDPDVPLVVPEVNAHDIPKHKGIIANPNCSTIQMVVALKPLHDAATIRRVVVSTYQSVSGAGQSGLVELEEQLEALVHKRDWPAPSKFAHPIAGNCLPHIDVFLPDGYTKEERKMIDETRKIMGDDSIEVVPTCVRVPVPYSHSESVLVEFDRPLSPDDARSLWAKAPGVTVLDNPEHNQYPLAADAEGHDDVFVGRIRQDPGRANALLFWCVSDNLRKGAATNAVQIAEELVKLSPVNS from the coding sequence GTGAAGCGCGTTGCTGTGGTCGGGGCCACCGGGGCCGTCGGAGAACGCATGATTCGATTGCTGGAGGAACGCGCGTTTCCGGTCCAATCGCTCACCTGCCTCGCCTCCGAACGCTCGGCCGGAGCCAACCGAACCGCCCGGTTCCGAGGGCAGGACCTCCCCGTCGAGCCGATCCGTGAGGACGCCTTTCGCGGCATCGACATCGTTCTGTCGAGCGTTCCCGGTTCCGTCTCCCGCCAGTGGAGCCCCATCGCCGCCGCGGCCGGGGCCGTCGTGGTCGATAACTCCAGCGCCTTCCGGATGGACCCCGACGTTCCCCTCGTCGTCCCCGAGGTCAACGCGCACGACATCCCGAAGCACAAGGGGATCATCGCCAACCCCAACTGCTCGACCATCCAGATGGTCGTCGCGCTGAAGCCCCTGCACGATGCCGCGACCATCCGTCGCGTGGTCGTCAGCACCTATCAATCCGTCTCCGGAGCCGGTCAGAGCGGCCTCGTCGAGCTGGAAGAACAGCTCGAAGCCCTCGTCCACAAGCGTGACTGGCCCGCACCGTCGAAGTTCGCTCACCCGATCGCTGGCAACTGCCTGCCTCATATCGATGTCTTCCTCCCCGACGGCTACACCAAGGAGGAGCGGAAGATGATCGACGAGACGCGCAAGATCATGGGAGACGACTCGATCGAGGTTGTCCCCACCTGCGTCCGTGTCCCCGTGCCGTACTCGCACAGCGAGTCGGTCCTCGTCGAGTTCGACCGCCCGCTTTCTCCCGACGATGCCCGATCCCTCTGGGCGAAGGCCCCCGGCGTCACCGTGCTCGACAACCCCGAGCACAACCAGTATCCCCTCGCCGCCGACGCCGAAGGCCACGACGACGTCTTCGTCGGCCGCATTCGCCAGGACCCGGGCCGCGCCAACGCCCTCTTGTTCTGGTGCGTCAGCGACAACCTCCGCAAAGGCGCGGCCACTAACGCGGTGCAGATCGCCGAGGAACTGGTGAAGCTCTCCCCCGTCAATTCCTGA
- the purD gene encoding phosphoribosylamine--glycine ligase — MNVLVIGKGGREHALCWKLGQSPRVNTVYCAPGNAGTARDAENVAIDPKDTRELIRFAKSRDIGLTIVGPEEPLVNGLVDAFQREGLRIFGPRKDAAELEGSKIFAKELMRQAGIPTAEFRVFRSAPDAEQYILSREVALTLRPKGKSPVRGTQHCRTAAEAIEAIEAILDPRQVIVPGSAEVEFDERGKRRGFKTIEEARRYVLTRPIGLVVKADGLAAGKGVYVCRNLGEALEAIDEIMVRHSYGRAGDRVLIEERLDGVEASVLALTDGRTIIPLESSQDHKRAFDGDEGPNTGGMGAYSPAPIVTPELMVEVEREILVPIVHAMKRSRRAFRGVLYAGLMLTQQGPKVLEFNVRFGDPEIQAVLMRLRSDLLEALDAVVEERLDTVELDWDPRPAITVVMASEGYPGNYDRGRPINGLDEADRVEGVKVFHAGTTLRNEPQGPRTVTDGGRVLNVTAIGDSIAEARERAYQAAAAIRFTGGWYRHDIADRALKVEPPPTTDGTADQA, encoded by the coding sequence GTGAACGTTCTGGTCATTGGCAAGGGTGGTCGTGAGCACGCCCTTTGCTGGAAGCTCGGCCAATCCCCCCGCGTGAACACCGTGTATTGCGCTCCGGGGAACGCCGGCACCGCTCGCGACGCCGAGAACGTGGCGATCGATCCCAAGGACACCCGAGAGCTGATCCGGTTCGCCAAGAGTCGAGACATTGGCCTGACGATCGTGGGTCCCGAGGAGCCCCTGGTCAACGGCCTGGTCGATGCCTTCCAGCGCGAGGGGTTGCGAATTTTCGGCCCTCGCAAGGACGCGGCGGAGCTGGAAGGGAGCAAGATCTTCGCCAAGGAACTGATGCGGCAGGCCGGGATTCCGACGGCCGAGTTCCGCGTCTTCCGATCGGCTCCCGACGCCGAGCAGTACATCCTGTCTCGGGAAGTCGCCTTGACCTTGCGGCCGAAGGGGAAATCTCCTGTCCGAGGGACGCAACATTGCCGAACCGCGGCCGAGGCAATCGAGGCGATCGAGGCGATTCTTGACCCTCGCCAGGTGATCGTCCCCGGATCGGCCGAGGTCGAGTTCGACGAGCGCGGCAAGCGCCGGGGGTTCAAGACGATCGAGGAGGCCCGGCGCTACGTCCTGACCCGTCCGATCGGCCTGGTCGTGAAGGCCGATGGCCTGGCGGCGGGCAAGGGGGTCTACGTCTGCCGGAATCTGGGAGAGGCGCTTGAGGCGATCGACGAGATCATGGTCCGGCATTCCTACGGAAGGGCCGGCGACCGGGTCCTGATTGAGGAACGGCTCGATGGCGTCGAGGCGAGTGTCCTTGCCCTGACCGACGGGCGGACGATCATTCCGCTCGAATCGAGCCAGGACCACAAACGGGCCTTCGACGGCGACGAGGGGCCGAACACAGGGGGCATGGGAGCCTACTCCCCTGCCCCGATCGTCACACCGGAGCTGATGGTCGAGGTCGAGCGCGAGATTCTCGTGCCGATCGTTCATGCCATGAAACGGTCGCGCAGGGCGTTCCGAGGGGTCCTGTACGCAGGACTGATGCTCACGCAACAAGGGCCGAAGGTCCTGGAATTCAATGTCCGCTTCGGCGACCCGGAAATTCAGGCGGTCCTCATGCGGCTGCGATCGGACCTGCTGGAGGCGCTCGACGCGGTTGTAGAGGAGCGGCTCGACACCGTCGAGCTGGACTGGGACCCCAGGCCGGCGATCACCGTGGTCATGGCCTCCGAAGGCTATCCGGGCAACTACGACCGCGGCCGGCCGATCAACGGTCTGGACGAGGCCGACCGGGTGGAAGGAGTGAAGGTCTTCCATGCCGGAACGACCCTGCGAAACGAGCCGCAGGGGCCCCGAACCGTGACCGACGGCGGCCGGGTCTTGAACGTCACGGCGATTGGGGACAGCATCGCCGAGGCCCGCGAACGCGCCTACCAGGCCGCCGCCGCCATCCGGTTCACAGGTGGCTGGTATCGTCACGATATCGCCGACCGGGCCTTGAAGGTCGAACCCCCGCCGACGACCGACGGAACCGCCGACCAGGCCTGA